In Achromobacter xylosoxidans A8, a single window of DNA contains:
- a CDS encoding heme biosynthesis HemY N-terminal domain-containing protein yields MRTWFWTLLLAVVAVALAVVLRSHSGNVLLLVWPWRINMSLTLAVLLIVAAFIVLYVGLRLLAWLLAIPDRVRAWRGKRAQARDHELLERGWIGLLEGRYTTAEKDLTKLLDQTKVQTRRVLAALSAARATHGLGEFDRRDRLLATAQEQAGTDAGLIEATATVSADMLLDQGRAERALGVLEPLADGGARHLHTMRLLLRAHTALHHDEQVFTLARGLVRRNALARAEADLLIDASGAARLRAAAAGGSEAWRAIWKDLKAEERLLPEIALAGAAAFEAVGEASEAARVLEAAVAVKFNPALVAAYARCEAEQVSRRLARAETWLQQRPTDPDLLTALGMLCLNGQLWGQAERYLLRSLSRRSDAQTHALLGSLYDRLERPADAVRHWRLATAASMALPVLAADAALPAADTGSDPYRVDAEGGYAVGLSDTDGDAELGGDYPALPPAVAASASDYVLDPDARVNKEQRERALAPEDAPLAGGSTSDIDEYFDSAPIPAAAFDDPVPTYAPATPAGSKPAPAAAPVPATKPPFKDDGSI; encoded by the coding sequence ATGCGTACCTGGTTCTGGACACTGCTGCTCGCCGTCGTCGCCGTCGCCCTGGCGGTGGTGCTGCGTTCACACTCCGGCAACGTGCTGTTGCTGGTCTGGCCGTGGCGCATCAACATGTCGCTGACGCTCGCGGTCCTGCTCATCGTTGCGGCCTTTATCGTGCTGTACGTGGGCCTGCGCCTGCTGGCATGGCTGCTGGCCATCCCCGACCGCGTGCGGGCCTGGCGCGGCAAGCGCGCCCAGGCGCGCGACCACGAATTGCTGGAGCGCGGCTGGATCGGCCTGCTGGAAGGGCGCTACACCACCGCCGAAAAAGATCTCACCAAGCTGCTGGACCAGACCAAGGTCCAGACGCGCCGCGTGCTGGCGGCCTTGTCCGCAGCCCGCGCCACGCATGGCCTGGGCGAATTCGACCGCCGCGACCGCCTGCTGGCGACCGCGCAGGAACAGGCCGGCACGGACGCCGGCCTGATCGAAGCCACCGCCACGGTGTCGGCCGACATGCTGCTGGACCAAGGCCGCGCCGAGCGCGCGCTGGGCGTGCTGGAGCCGCTGGCCGACGGCGGCGCGCGCCATCTGCACACCATGCGCCTGCTGCTGCGCGCGCATACTGCCCTGCATCACGACGAACAGGTCTTCACGCTGGCGCGCGGCCTGGTGCGTCGCAATGCCCTGGCCCGTGCCGAAGCCGACCTCCTGATCGACGCTTCGGGCGCGGCGCGCCTGCGCGCCGCAGCGGCTGGCGGCAGCGAGGCCTGGCGCGCCATCTGGAAGGACCTGAAGGCCGAGGAACGGCTGCTGCCGGAAATCGCGCTGGCGGGCGCGGCCGCGTTCGAGGCCGTCGGCGAAGCCAGCGAGGCCGCGCGCGTGCTGGAAGCCGCAGTCGCCGTGAAGTTCAATCCGGCTTTGGTGGCGGCCTACGCCCGTTGCGAAGCCGAACAGGTTTCGCGCCGACTGGCGCGCGCCGAGACCTGGCTGCAACAGCGTCCCACCGATCCCGACCTGCTGACCGCGCTGGGCATGCTGTGCCTGAACGGCCAGCTCTGGGGCCAGGCCGAACGCTATCTGCTGCGCAGCCTCAGCCGCCGCAGCGACGCGCAGACGCATGCGCTGCTGGGCAGCCTGTATGACCGTCTGGAACGTCCCGCCGACGCGGTGCGCCACTGGCGCCTGGCAACGGCGGCCAGCATGGCGTTGCCGGTGCTGGCGGCGGATGCCGCCTTGCCGGCCGCGGATACCGGTTCCGATCCCTATCGCGTGGACGCCGAAGGCGGTTATGCGGTGGGTCTGTCCGATACCGACGGCGACGCCGAACTGGGCGGCGATTACCCCGCGCTGCCGCCGGCGGTGGCGGCCTCGGCTTCCGACTACGTGCTGGATCCGGACGCCCGCGTGAATAAAGAGCAGCGCGAACGCGCACTGGCTCCCGAAGACGCCCCGCTGGCTGGCGGCAGTACCTCCGACATCGACGAGTACTTCGATAGCGCCCCCATTCCGGCGGCGGCTTTCGATGATCCCGTGCCCACGTACGCGCCGGCCACGCCCGCAGGGTCCAAGCCCGCGCCGGCCGCCGCGCCCGTGCCGGCGACCAAGCCGCCGTTCAAGGACGACGGCTCGATTTGA
- a CDS encoding ABC transporter ATP-binding protein codes for MNTPAVLSAQGLIKRFGGFNAVDGVSLSLREGSIHALIGPNGAGKTTCFNLLTKFLTPDAGVIHYRGRDITAQAPEQIARLGIVRSFQISAVFLGLTALQNMRVALMRQHGDGWRFWRSRSSIDRLNGRAMELLDAVGLSGLADTTAALLPYGRKRALEIAMTLALEPEIMLLDEPMAGLGQEDVTRIAALIRRASANRSILMVEHNLSVVADLSDTITVLARGAVLAQGDYATVSSDERVITAYMGSDEEAH; via the coding sequence ATGAACACCCCAGCGGTCCTGTCCGCGCAGGGATTGATCAAGCGCTTCGGCGGCTTCAACGCCGTCGACGGCGTCTCCTTGTCCCTGCGTGAAGGCTCCATCCATGCCTTGATCGGCCCCAACGGCGCAGGCAAGACCACCTGCTTCAACCTGCTGACCAAGTTCCTCACGCCCGACGCGGGCGTCATCCACTACCGCGGCCGCGACATCACGGCGCAGGCGCCCGAGCAGATCGCGCGCCTGGGCATCGTCCGCTCGTTCCAGATATCGGCGGTGTTTCTGGGCCTGACTGCGCTGCAGAACATGCGCGTGGCGCTGATGCGCCAGCACGGCGACGGCTGGCGCTTCTGGCGCAGCCGCAGCAGCATCGACCGCCTGAACGGCCGCGCCATGGAGCTGCTGGACGCCGTCGGCCTGAGCGGCCTGGCGGATACCACGGCGGCCTTGCTGCCTTATGGCCGCAAGCGCGCGCTGGAGATCGCGATGACCCTGGCGCTGGAACCGGAAATCATGCTGCTGGACGAACCCATGGCGGGCCTGGGCCAGGAAGACGTGACCCGCATCGCCGCGCTGATCCGGCGCGCGTCGGCCAACCGCAGCATCCTGATGGTCGAACACAACCTGTCGGTGGTGGCGGACCTGTCCGACACCATTACGGTGCTGGCGCGCGGTGCGGTGCTGGCCCAGGGCGACTACGCCACCGTGTCCAGCGACGAGCGCGTCATCACCGCATACATGGGCTCGGACGAGGAGGCGCACTGA
- a CDS encoding ABC transporter permease → MFEIFGVPSTALFGQLLLGLINGSFYALLSIGLAVIFGLLNIINFAHGAQYTAGAFLAWMLLNYLGVNYWAALVLVPLIMAVFAIVVERLLISRTYRMDHLYGLLLTFGIALLIEGGLRQAYGVSGLPYTIPKALTGGINLGFMFLPWYRGWAVAVSLVLCLAVWVLIEKTRVGAMLRAATENPTVVRSFGINVPLLITLTYALGVALASVAGVIAAPIYQVSPMMGSNLVVVVFAVVVIGGMGSIMGAIVSGFGLGIIEGLTKVFYPEAANLAIFIIMVLVLLCKPAGLFGKPLQVQNVLAAEATREPVQLSRRGMRVAMAALALAAVAAPWFIYPTFLMKVLCFALFAAAFNLLVGYVGLLSFGHAAFFGAAAYATGIVMKLLSATPELGLLAGVVTGGLLGLAFGAIAIRRQGIYFAMITLALSQLVYFIAVQAGFTGGEDGLQSVPRGKLFGIFDLEGVMPMYYFTLAVFALGYAFVLRVLNSPFGEVIRSVRDNEQRARSLGYSTSRYKLMAFTLSASVAGLAGGLKVLVFGVASLTDVHWHANGEVVLMALLGGIGTVFGPLAGAFTFVSLQNYLAPLGSWVLIVQGAIFVLCVLLFRDGIMGLVSRAWLALTRKRKEF, encoded by the coding sequence GTGTTCGAAATTTTCGGCGTGCCGTCCACGGCACTATTCGGCCAGCTGCTGCTCGGCCTGATCAACGGCTCGTTCTACGCGCTGCTGTCGATCGGACTGGCGGTGATCTTCGGCCTGTTGAATATCATCAACTTCGCCCATGGCGCGCAGTACACCGCGGGCGCGTTCCTGGCCTGGATGCTGCTGAACTACCTGGGCGTGAATTACTGGGCCGCGCTGGTGCTGGTGCCGCTCATCATGGCCGTGTTCGCCATTGTGGTCGAGCGCCTGCTGATCTCGCGCACCTACCGCATGGACCATCTATATGGCCTGTTGCTGACCTTCGGCATCGCGCTGCTGATCGAAGGCGGCTTGCGCCAGGCCTACGGCGTGTCGGGGCTGCCCTACACCATACCCAAGGCGCTGACCGGCGGCATCAACCTGGGCTTCATGTTCCTGCCCTGGTATCGCGGCTGGGCGGTGGCGGTGTCGCTGGTGCTGTGCCTGGCCGTCTGGGTGCTGATCGAGAAGACCCGCGTGGGCGCCATGCTGCGCGCGGCCACGGAAAACCCGACCGTGGTGCGCTCCTTCGGCATCAACGTGCCGCTGCTCATCACGCTGACCTACGCGCTGGGCGTGGCGCTGGCGTCGGTGGCGGGCGTGATCGCCGCGCCCATCTACCAGGTCAGTCCAATGATGGGCTCCAACCTGGTGGTGGTGGTGTTTGCGGTGGTGGTGATCGGCGGTATGGGCTCCATCATGGGCGCCATCGTCAGCGGCTTCGGCCTGGGCATCATCGAAGGCCTGACCAAGGTGTTCTATCCCGAGGCCGCCAACCTGGCGATCTTCATCATCATGGTGCTGGTGCTGCTGTGCAAGCCCGCCGGCCTGTTCGGCAAACCCCTGCAAGTGCAGAACGTGCTGGCCGCCGAGGCGACGCGCGAGCCGGTGCAGCTGAGCCGCCGCGGCATGCGCGTGGCGATGGCAGCGCTGGCCTTGGCCGCCGTGGCCGCGCCCTGGTTCATCTATCCGACCTTCCTGATGAAGGTACTGTGCTTCGCGCTGTTCGCCGCGGCCTTCAATCTGCTGGTGGGCTATGTGGGCCTGCTGTCGTTCGGCCATGCCGCGTTCTTCGGCGCGGCAGCCTATGCCACCGGCATCGTGATGAAGCTGTTGAGCGCCACGCCCGAGCTCGGCCTGCTGGCCGGGGTGGTGACGGGCGGCTTGCTGGGCCTGGCGTTCGGCGCCATCGCCATCCGCCGCCAGGGAATCTACTTCGCCATGATTACGCTGGCGCTGTCGCAGCTGGTGTACTTCATTGCGGTCCAGGCGGGCTTTACCGGCGGCGAGGACGGCCTGCAGAGCGTGCCGCGCGGCAAGCTGTTCGGCATCTTCGACCTGGAAGGCGTGATGCCCATGTACTACTTCACGCTGGCGGTGTTCGCGCTGGGCTATGCCTTCGTGCTGCGCGTGTTGAATTCGCCCTTCGGCGAAGTGATCCGCTCGGTGCGCGACAACGAACAGCGCGCGCGTTCGCTGGGGTACTCCACGTCGCGCTACAAACTGATGGCCTTCACGCTGTCGGCCTCGGTGGCGGGGCTGGCCGGCGGCCTGAAGGTGCTGGTGTTTGGCGTCGCCTCGCTGACGGACGTGCATTGGCACGCCAACGGCGAAGTGGTGCTGATGGCGCTGCTGGGCGGCATCGGCACGGTGTTCGGCCCGCTGGCCGGCGCCTTCACCTTCGTGTCGCTGCAGAACTACCTGGCGCCGCTGGGCTCATGGGTGCTCATCGTCCAGGGCGCGATCTTCGTCCTCTGCGTCCTCTTGTTCCGCGATGGCATCATGGGTCTGGTCTCGCGGGCCTGGCTGGCGCTTACCCGCAAGAGAAAGGAATTCTGA
- a CDS encoding IclR family transcriptional regulator, whose translation MSTPDRMLSILDLFRDDTTAAFQEDVMAHLDCSRATAYRYLKSLTESGLLAPTAGGAYVLGSRIIELDRHLRRHDPLMRAAREVMRATGDELHANLMLCNYYGDKVMCVDRYWTDDSIESSYARGRPYTMFHGATAKPILANLPPYQLRNLMLWHAAEIREAGLGEDWDEFRANLKRLRAAGVYVSHGEVDPGLIGIGSAIFSAEQKVVGSLVFIAAEARTSAERLEVLQARIQIAAAQVSRNLQAPQSNGAAAIGIMPSRPRRTKSPAGATPARTRKP comes from the coding sequence ATGAGCACTCCAGACCGCATGTTGTCCATCCTCGACCTCTTTCGCGACGACACCACCGCCGCGTTCCAGGAAGACGTCATGGCGCATCTGGACTGCTCGCGCGCCACGGCCTACCGCTACCTGAAGTCCCTGACCGAAAGCGGGCTGCTCGCGCCCACCGCGGGCGGCGCCTATGTGCTGGGATCGCGCATCATCGAGCTGGACCGTCATCTGCGCCGGCACGATCCCCTGATGCGGGCGGCGCGCGAGGTCATGCGCGCCACCGGCGACGAGCTGCACGCCAACCTGATGCTGTGCAATTACTACGGCGACAAGGTCATGTGCGTGGACCGCTACTGGACCGACGACTCCATCGAATCCAGCTATGCGCGCGGCCGTCCCTACACCATGTTCCATGGCGCCACGGCCAAGCCCATCCTGGCCAACCTGCCGCCGTACCAGCTGCGCAACCTGATGCTGTGGCACGCGGCCGAAATCCGCGAGGCCGGGTTGGGCGAGGACTGGGATGAGTTCCGCGCCAACCTCAAGCGCCTGCGCGCCGCCGGCGTGTACGTGTCGCATGGCGAGGTCGACCCGGGGCTGATAGGCATAGGCTCGGCCATCTTCAGCGCCGAACAGAAGGTGGTGGGCAGCCTGGTGTTCATCGCCGCGGAAGCGCGCACCTCGGCCGAGCGGTTGGAGGTACTACAGGCGCGCATCCAGATCGCGGCCGCGCAGGTGTCGCGCAATCTTCAGGCCCCGCAAAGCAACGGCGCGGCGGCGATCGGCATCATGCCGTCGCGGCCGCGCCGCACCAAGTCCCCGGCCGGAGCAACGCCGGCCAGAACCAGGAAACCGTAA
- the ppa gene encoding inorganic diphosphatase: MSLDRVSPGKKLPEDFNVIIEIPMNADPVKYEVDKDTGAIFVDRFMLTAMHYPCNYGYIPQTLSEDGDPADVLVLTPFPIQIGAVVRCRAIGVLEMDDESGGDAKLLAVPIEKLYPPYRNIKSYEDLPAEDISRIQHFFEHYKDLEKGKWVKVKGWKGLDAAHEEIVRSAERYNKA; this comes from the coding sequence ATGAGTCTTGATCGCGTCTCCCCTGGCAAGAAGCTGCCGGAAGACTTCAACGTCATCATCGAAATCCCCATGAACGCCGACCCGGTGAAGTACGAGGTCGACAAGGACACGGGCGCGATTTTCGTTGACCGCTTCATGCTGACCGCCATGCACTATCCGTGCAACTACGGCTACATCCCGCAAACCCTGTCCGAAGACGGCGACCCCGCCGACGTGCTGGTGCTGACTCCGTTCCCGATCCAGATCGGCGCGGTGGTGCGCTGCCGCGCCATCGGCGTGCTGGAAATGGACGACGAATCGGGCGGCGACGCCAAGCTGTTGGCGGTGCCGATCGAAAAGCTGTACCCCCCGTACCGCAACATCAAGTCCTACGAAGATCTGCCGGCGGAAGACATCTCCCGCATCCAGCATTTCTTCGAGCACTACAAGGACCTGGAAAAGGGCAAGTGGGTCAAGGTCAAGGGCTGGAAGGGCCTGGACGCCGCGCACGAGGAAATCGTCCGCAGCGCCGAGCGCTACAACAAAGCCTGA
- a CDS encoding uroporphyrinogen-III C-methyltransferase: MTDKTPATDPVVPTAAPGASAPASAPADSVKARPAKSGSGPLVPALIILILLAAGLGYALWMQRTQFVSAGREVATRLETLTTDLAQARKDTREALALAQAQAGRVGELEDTVRETQSQYNALQLAWQNFNDSASDELLANDVERLLTIANQQLRLAGNVSNAIVALETAQSRLARADRPRFSSLQQAINGDLDRLRAVSTVDIPAQSARIDRLVALIGKAPLLVPDAAAPGVAPAGETAPTATPAPAVDPLAGLPADAPWWQRWRAEMASWPGRAGAALAHELGGLITIQRVDEPAALLLSPEQADQVRGTLRQRLLTAQLAMLMRQPAVWKSEFDNVGVTLAKYFDNRSPDTVAAQTLARELAQTDIAVRMPEVADSLNAVAALRAAGFKTSGQD, translated from the coding sequence ATGACAGACAAGACTCCCGCTACCGATCCGGTCGTTCCGACGGCCGCCCCGGGTGCAAGCGCGCCCGCGTCGGCCCCGGCCGATTCCGTCAAGGCCCGCCCGGCCAAGAGTGGCAGTGGCCCGCTGGTCCCCGCCCTCATCATTCTCATCCTGCTGGCAGCCGGCCTGGGTTACGCCCTCTGGATGCAGCGCACCCAATTCGTGTCCGCTGGCCGCGAGGTTGCCACGCGCCTCGAAACGCTGACCACCGATCTCGCGCAGGCCCGCAAGGACACGCGCGAGGCCCTGGCCCTGGCGCAAGCCCAGGCCGGCCGCGTCGGCGAGCTCGAAGACACCGTGCGTGAAACGCAAAGCCAGTACAACGCTCTGCAATTGGCCTGGCAGAACTTCAACGACAGCGCCAGCGACGAACTGCTCGCCAACGACGTCGAGCGCTTGCTGACCATCGCGAATCAGCAACTGCGTCTGGCCGGCAACGTCTCCAACGCGATCGTGGCGCTGGAAACCGCGCAATCGCGCCTGGCGCGCGCCGACCGCCCGCGCTTCTCCAGCCTGCAGCAAGCCATCAACGGCGACCTGGACCGCCTGCGCGCCGTGTCCACCGTGGATATTCCCGCCCAGTCGGCCCGCATCGACCGCCTGGTGGCCCTGATCGGCAAGGCGCCCCTGCTGGTGCCGGACGCCGCCGCGCCGGGCGTGGCGCCTGCCGGCGAAACCGCTCCCACGGCCACGCCGGCCCCCGCGGTGGATCCGCTGGCCGGCCTCCCGGCCGACGCGCCCTGGTGGCAGCGCTGGCGCGCCGAGATGGCCTCCTGGCCCGGCCGCGCGGGCGCCGCGCTGGCCCATGAACTGGGCGGCCTGATCACGATCCAGCGCGTGGACGAGCCCGCGGCCCTGCTGCTGTCGCCCGAACAGGCCGACCAGGTGCGCGGCACCCTGCGCCAGCGCCTGCTGACGGCGCAACTGGCCATGCTGATGCGCCAGCCTGCCGTCTGGAAGAGCGAATTCGACAACGTCGGCGTCACGCTCGCGAAGTATTTCGACAACCGTTCCCCCGACACCGTCGCCGCCCAGACGCTGGCGCGCGAACTGGCGCAGACCGACATCGCCGTGCGCATGCCGGAAGTGGCCGACAGCCTGAACGCCGTGGCTGCGCTGCGCGCCGCGGGCTTCAAGACCAGCGGGCAGGACTGA
- a CDS encoding ABC transporter ATP-binding protein: MLEIKDLNAWYGESHVLHGVAMEVRRGELVTILGRNGAGKTTTLRAIMGIMDKRRGSIRLNGHETVGMAPHRIPRLGVVYCPEERAVFRSLDVTENLMLPPRLADGGMSLDEIYTLFPNLRERSASSGGNLSGGEQQMLAIARILRTGAQLILLDEPTEGLAPVIVQQIGQAIRTLKERGFTIVLVEQNFRFATKVADRHYVMEHGCVVDQLSAEEARNDPERIKRRLGV, translated from the coding sequence ATGCTGGAGATCAAGGACCTCAACGCCTGGTATGGCGAATCCCACGTGCTGCACGGTGTGGCCATGGAAGTGCGGCGCGGCGAACTCGTCACCATCCTGGGCCGCAACGGCGCGGGCAAGACCACTACGCTGCGCGCCATCATGGGCATCATGGACAAGCGCCGCGGCTCCATCCGCCTGAACGGCCACGAGACCGTGGGCATGGCGCCGCACCGCATTCCACGCTTGGGCGTGGTGTATTGCCCGGAAGAGCGGGCCGTGTTCCGCAGCCTGGACGTGACCGAAAATCTGATGCTGCCGCCGCGTCTGGCCGACGGCGGCATGTCGCTGGACGAGATCTACACGCTGTTTCCCAACTTGCGCGAGCGCAGCGCCAGCTCCGGCGGCAACCTGTCCGGCGGCGAACAGCAGATGCTGGCGATCGCGCGCATCCTGCGCACGGGCGCCCAGCTGATCCTGCTGGACGAGCCCACCGAGGGCCTGGCGCCAGTCATCGTGCAGCAGATCGGGCAGGCCATCCGCACCTTGAAGGAGCGAGGCTTCACCATCGTGCTGGTCGAGCAGAACTTCCGTTTCGCGACCAAGGTGGCCGACCGCCACTACGTCATGGAGCACGGCTGCGTCGTCGATCAGCTGTCGGCCGAAGAAGCGCGCAACGATCCCGAGCGGATCAAGCGCCGCCTGGGTGTCTGA
- a CDS encoding SDR family NAD(P)-dependent oxidoreductase — MDGALGLLAGKRAIVTGGANPRGIGAAIVDLFIAQGAAVAVLDQAYPEGASATLAAGRIDLHCDVSRTASCEAAIERARDALGGIDVLVNNAGIVAATRIWDLPEDEFRRMVEVNLTGTYNVTHAALPELLQSPRRPAIVNLGSTAALRGGGLLGGSHYAASKGGVISFTKALARELGPRGVRANCVAPGIIETDMTLGKFGENWEQELKQGIPLQRFGSPAEVAQAILFLASDLSSYSTGIVVDVNGGFHIH, encoded by the coding sequence ATGGACGGCGCGCTTGGGCTGCTGGCCGGCAAGCGCGCCATCGTCACGGGGGGCGCCAACCCCCGTGGCATAGGCGCCGCCATCGTCGACCTTTTCATCGCGCAGGGTGCGGCCGTCGCCGTGCTGGACCAGGCTTATCCGGAAGGCGCCAGCGCGACGCTGGCCGCCGGCCGCATCGACCTGCACTGCGACGTGTCGCGCACGGCCTCCTGCGAGGCGGCGATCGAGCGCGCCAGGGATGCACTGGGCGGCATCGATGTACTGGTCAACAACGCCGGCATCGTCGCCGCCACGCGCATCTGGGACCTGCCCGAGGACGAGTTCCGCCGCATGGTCGAGGTCAACCTGACCGGCACCTACAACGTCACGCATGCGGCGCTGCCCGAATTGCTGCAAAGCCCGCGGCGCCCGGCCATCGTCAACCTGGGCTCCACCGCCGCGCTGCGCGGCGGCGGCCTCCTGGGGGGTTCGCACTATGCGGCGTCCAAGGGCGGCGTCATCAGCTTCACCAAGGCGCTGGCCCGGGAACTCGGCCCGCGCGGCGTGCGCGCCAACTGCGTGGCCCCCGGCATCATCGAGACGGACATGACGCTGGGGAAATTCGGCGAAAATTGGGAACAAGAACTCAAACAGGGCATTCCGCTACAGCGCTTCGGCTCGCCCGCCGAAGTCGCGCAGGCCATACTTTTCCTGGCTTCGGACCTGTCCTCCTACTCAACCGGCATCGTGGTCGACGTCAATGGCGGCTTCCACATTCACTAG
- a CDS encoding cupin domain-containing protein, which produces MALETPGCPAANALPPLASRFLKVADLPWKPTQVEGIDMKVLMQDKETGLLTALFRWQPGTELPLHEHVEVEQTFVLEGSIVDAEGEVCAGDYVWRPRGNQHVARAPNGALVLSFFLKPNMFIDAYAGQTLE; this is translated from the coding sequence ATGGCCCTGGAAACTCCCGGCTGCCCCGCAGCCAACGCCTTGCCGCCCCTGGCTTCACGCTTCCTCAAGGTTGCTGATTTGCCATGGAAGCCGACGCAGGTGGAAGGCATAGACATGAAGGTGCTGATGCAGGACAAGGAGACCGGCCTCCTGACCGCCCTGTTCCGTTGGCAGCCGGGCACCGAACTGCCTTTGCACGAGCACGTGGAGGTCGAACAAACCTTCGTGCTGGAAGGTTCGATCGTCGACGCCGAAGGCGAAGTCTGCGCCGGCGACTATGTGTGGCGCCCGCGCGGCAACCAGCATGTGGCGCGCGCACCCAACGGCGCCCTGGTGCTGAGCTTCTTCCTGAAACCCAATATGTTCATCGACGCCTACGCCGGCCAGACGCTGGAATAG
- a CDS encoding ABC transporter substrate-binding protein gives MKTRLKNSLAACVLGALSVSAQAQVSDDVVKIGVLGDQSGMMADLSGKFGVEAVKMAVEDFGGSVLGKPIEVISADHQNKVDIGVATARRWYENDKVDLILDVPNSAIALAVQDLTRQMKRVVIFTSAGSADLTGKACSPNGMHWTYDTYAYATGVANGVMEDGGKSWYFITSDYAFGHSLERDAMAVVKAKGGQVVGSVRHPIASADFSSFLLQAQASKAQVIGLANGSGDTINSIKQAFEFGIMGSKQRVAALFMSIVDVRSVGLEYAQGLNLVEPFYWDLDDKSRQWSERYFKRTGRMPSMVQASNYSAAMHYLNAIKAAGTDASEPVLKKMHETPINDFMTENGRIREDGRIMRDLYLFQVKKPSESKRDWDYYNLVRKIPAEQAFRPLKDGACPLVKS, from the coding sequence ATGAAGACCCGTTTGAAGAACAGCCTGGCCGCCTGCGTGCTGGGCGCCCTGTCCGTATCCGCCCAGGCGCAAGTGTCGGATGACGTCGTGAAGATCGGCGTGCTGGGCGACCAATCCGGCATGATGGCCGACCTGTCCGGCAAGTTCGGCGTGGAAGCCGTGAAGATGGCCGTCGAGGATTTCGGCGGCAGCGTGCTGGGCAAGCCCATCGAAGTGATCTCGGCCGACCACCAGAACAAGGTCGACATCGGCGTGGCGACCGCGCGCCGCTGGTACGAGAACGACAAGGTGGACCTGATCCTGGACGTACCCAATTCCGCCATCGCGCTGGCGGTGCAGGACCTGACCCGCCAGATGAAGCGCGTGGTGATCTTCACCAGCGCCGGCTCGGCCGACCTGACCGGCAAGGCCTGCTCGCCCAACGGCATGCACTGGACCTATGACACCTACGCCTACGCCACCGGCGTGGCCAATGGCGTCATGGAAGACGGCGGCAAGAGCTGGTACTTCATCACCTCCGACTATGCCTTCGGCCATTCGCTGGAGCGCGACGCCATGGCGGTGGTCAAGGCCAAGGGCGGACAGGTGGTCGGCAGCGTGCGCCACCCCATCGCCAGCGCGGATTTCTCGTCGTTCCTGCTGCAGGCGCAAGCGTCCAAGGCGCAGGTGATCGGCCTGGCCAACGGCAGCGGCGACACCATCAACAGCATCAAGCAGGCGTTCGAGTTCGGCATCATGGGCAGCAAGCAGCGCGTGGCCGCCCTCTTCATGAGCATCGTGGACGTGCGCAGCGTGGGGCTGGAATACGCGCAGGGCCTGAACCTGGTGGAGCCCTTCTACTGGGACCTGGACGACAAGTCGCGGCAATGGTCCGAGCGCTACTTCAAGCGCACTGGCCGCATGCCGTCCATGGTCCAGGCCAGCAACTACAGCGCCGCCATGCACTACCTGAACGCCATCAAGGCGGCCGGCACGGATGCTTCCGAGCCGGTGCTGAAGAAGATGCATGAGACGCCCATCAACGACTTCATGACCGAGAACGGCCGCATCCGCGAGGACGGCCGCATCATGCGCGACCTGTACCTGTTCCAGGTCAAGAAGCCGTCGGAATCCAAGCGCGACTGGGACTACTACAACCTGGTGCGCAAGATTCCGGCCGAACAGGCCTTCCGCCCGCTCAAGGACGGCGCCTGCCCGCTGGTGAAATCGTGA
- a CDS encoding SDR family NAD(P)-dependent oxidoreductase, translating to MKHDYLDRTFGLAGRVALVTGAARGLGYAIARALGQAGAQVVINDLSGDACAAACERLAAEGIKAHGAPFDVADEKAVADAVAQLEIAGLAIDVLVSSAGNQNRKPVVEMSSAEWQALQNVHVNGAFHCARAVLPGMGKRGFGRIVLMSSVAGQATMPNIAAYATAKGAIAAFARALAVEYGASGITCNALAPGFVRTDFTQGLQDNPQFQSFLATAVPAGRWAAPEDIAPAVVYLASPGASFVNGHVLAIDGGLLARM from the coding sequence TTGAAACACGACTATCTGGACCGCACGTTCGGTCTGGCGGGGCGCGTCGCGCTGGTGACCGGCGCAGCACGGGGACTGGGTTACGCCATCGCGCGGGCCCTGGGTCAGGCGGGCGCCCAGGTGGTAATCAACGATCTGTCGGGCGACGCTTGCGCCGCCGCCTGCGAGCGCCTGGCGGCCGAGGGCATCAAGGCCCATGGCGCGCCTTTCGACGTGGCCGACGAAAAGGCGGTGGCCGATGCCGTCGCACAGCTGGAGATCGCTGGGCTGGCGATCGACGTGCTGGTCAGCAGTGCCGGCAACCAGAACCGCAAGCCGGTGGTGGAAATGAGTTCCGCCGAATGGCAGGCCCTGCAGAACGTGCACGTCAACGGCGCCTTCCATTGCGCGCGGGCGGTGCTGCCCGGCATGGGCAAGCGCGGCTTTGGCCGCATCGTGCTGATGTCGTCCGTGGCGGGGCAGGCCACCATGCCCAACATTGCCGCCTATGCCACCGCCAAGGGCGCGATCGCGGCCTTCGCCCGCGCGCTGGCGGTCGAATACGGCGCCAGCGGCATCACCTGCAACGCGCTGGCGCCCGGCTTCGTGCGCACCGATTTCACGCAGGGGCTGCAGGACAATCCGCAGTTCCAGTCCTTCCTGGCCACGGCGGTGCCCGCTGGCCGTTGGGCGGCGCCGGAAGACATCGCGCCGGCCGTGGTCTACCTGGCCTCGCCGGGCGCTTCGTTCGTCAACGGACACGTCCTGGCGATCGACGGCGGCCTGCTGGCCCGCATGTAG